A genomic segment from Chitinophaga flava encodes:
- a CDS encoding FecR family protein, which produces MLDENQLNRLIEKYLSGNITAEEEALLDEWFEQWHTPAPEATGTYDRVFLREKIFSAVDARIKTSGRVIPIKRNRIIKWGMVASVVTAIVAGAGWWYKSGTQPRKQISRLMELHTNNGQLLKVVLTDSSVVWLNANSQLQYPERFTDNRTVYLQGEAYFDIHQDPLHPFIIESRGFRTKVLGTAFSIRSYAATGTYRVTVASGKVAVFKSTDSSHIAYLTADQELRISGPEGTPQIRQVHAQIAAAWKDGSLSFEKDPLAEVVLSLQNRYGVSFLINSSRLKNIEISGRFDHKESLDDILKILSKVYSLHFKKQANGTFLIS; this is translated from the coding sequence ATGCTGGACGAGAATCAATTAAACAGGCTCATAGAAAAATACCTCAGTGGTAATATCACCGCCGAAGAGGAAGCCTTGCTGGACGAATGGTTTGAACAGTGGCATACACCGGCTCCTGAAGCAACAGGAACGTATGACCGTGTCTTTCTGCGGGAAAAGATTTTTTCGGCCGTAGATGCCCGGATCAAAACCAGTGGCAGAGTCATTCCCATCAAACGTAACCGTATCATTAAATGGGGAATGGTGGCATCTGTAGTCACCGCCATCGTGGCCGGTGCAGGATGGTGGTATAAATCAGGAACACAGCCACGTAAGCAGATCAGCCGGCTGATGGAGCTGCATACCAATAATGGCCAGCTGCTGAAAGTAGTGCTGACAGACAGTTCTGTAGTATGGCTGAATGCCAACAGCCAGCTGCAGTATCCTGAGAGGTTTACTGACAACAGAACAGTGTACCTGCAGGGTGAAGCCTATTTTGATATTCATCAGGACCCTTTACATCCTTTTATTATTGAAAGCCGCGGTTTCCGGACAAAGGTGCTGGGAACGGCTTTCAGTATCCGTTCCTATGCTGCTACCGGTACCTACCGGGTTACCGTAGCTTCCGGAAAGGTAGCCGTATTCAAATCTACAGACAGCTCGCATATTGCTTATCTGACAGCAGACCAGGAACTGCGTATCAGCGGTCCTGAAGGAACGCCGCAGATAAGACAGGTGCATGCGCAGATAGCTGCGGCATGGAAAGATGGTAGCCTCAGCTTTGAAAAAGATCCGCTGGCTGAAGTAGTGTTATCGCTGCAAAACCGCTATGGCGTTTCGTTTTTAATCAACAGCTCCCGCCTGAAAAATATCGAAATCAGTGGCCGCTTCGATCACAAAGAATCACTGGATGATATCCTGAAAATATTAAGCAAAGTATATAGCCTGCACTTTAAGAAACAGGCCAACGGTACGTTCCTTATTTCCTGA
- a CDS encoding NAD(P)/FAD-dependent oxidoreductase, whose translation MKVIIIGGGIIGLSSAFYLQQAGYSVTVVDRTDMLEGCSYGNAGYICPSHFVPLATPGIVRQGLRWMMDAGSPFYIKPSLNKDLINWGLKFLKSATAAHVERSAVPLRDISLLSKQLYETWATMPELSFAYAPFGMLELFKTEQNAHHAEQTVEEAAALGIEAKILDKAGVSQLEPDVAIDALGAVYFPGDAQLYPNQLMLSLLTYLEGKGVQFIRHREVTGFAMTGNRIIGVDTTGGGIAADHVVLAAGVWSTALARQFGLNIPMVGGRGYSVTFDDAPYKVRRSIILSEARVAISPMDGNKLRFGGTMEITPLHTPPRMRRVQGIFDSVKRYFPEFNLPLPGADKVWYGYRPCSADGLPYIGNLSRYSNVTVATGHSMLGISLGAATGKLVTELVGNTPTSMDIKPFHPERFCR comes from the coding sequence ATGAAAGTAATCATTATTGGTGGTGGTATTATAGGGCTGAGCAGCGCCTTTTATCTGCAACAGGCGGGTTACAGCGTAACGGTGGTCGATCGTACCGACATGCTGGAAGGCTGTTCGTATGGCAATGCCGGTTATATCTGCCCCAGCCACTTTGTGCCGCTCGCTACACCGGGCATTGTCCGGCAGGGCCTCCGCTGGATGATGGATGCCGGCAGCCCTTTTTATATAAAACCTTCGCTCAACAAAGACCTGATCAACTGGGGGCTGAAATTTTTGAAAAGCGCCACCGCCGCACATGTGGAGCGCTCCGCCGTACCGCTGCGTGACATCTCGCTGTTGAGCAAACAATTGTATGAAACATGGGCCACTATGCCGGAGCTGAGTTTCGCTTATGCTCCGTTTGGTATGCTCGAACTTTTCAAGACAGAACAAAATGCACATCACGCCGAACAAACGGTGGAGGAAGCGGCAGCACTGGGCATTGAAGCCAAAATACTGGATAAAGCGGGTGTGTCGCAGCTGGAGCCGGATGTAGCCATCGATGCGCTGGGAGCTGTTTATTTCCCGGGTGATGCACAGTTGTATCCCAATCAGCTGATGCTCAGCCTGCTCACCTATCTGGAAGGGAAGGGCGTTCAGTTTATACGTCACCGTGAGGTGACGGGATTTGCGATGACGGGCAACCGGATCATCGGTGTTGATACAACAGGCGGCGGCATTGCAGCGGATCACGTAGTACTGGCTGCCGGTGTGTGGAGTACTGCGCTGGCCCGGCAGTTTGGGCTTAATATTCCCATGGTGGGTGGCAGAGGCTATTCTGTCACTTTCGATGATGCGCCTTACAAAGTACGTCGCTCTATTATTCTCAGCGAAGCGCGGGTGGCCATCTCTCCGATGGATGGTAACAAACTGCGCTTTGGTGGTACCATGGAGATCACACCACTGCATACGCCACCACGTATGCGCAGGGTACAGGGAATCTTTGATTCAGTGAAACGTTATTTCCCTGAATTTAATCTGCCATTGCCTGGTGCAGACAAGGTATGGTATGGTTACCGCCCCTGCAGCGCCGACGGCTTGCCGTATATCGGTAATCTCTCCCGCTATAGTAACGTTACTGTGGCCACAGGGCACTCTATGCTGGGCATCAGCCTGGGAGCGGCTACCGGTAAACTGGTGACGGAACTGGTGGGGAATACACCTACATCCATGGATATCAAACCTTTCCATCCGGAGAGATTTTGTAGATGA
- a CDS encoding 4-hydroxyproline epimerase, translated as MKHTFFCIDAHTCGNPVRLVAGGGPALKGNNMSEKRNHFLQEYDWIRKGLMFEPRGHDMMSGSILYPPHDPANDVAVLFIETSGCLPMCGHGTIGTITIAIEEGLINPKVPGKVRMETPAGLVEVSYYREGNKVKSVRLTNVPAYLAATGILVECPELGLLKVDVAYGGNFYAIVDVQENFPGLEHFTAGQLTTWARELRKRINEIYTFVHPENEHINGCSHILWTGAVMDASSTARNAVFYGDKAIDRSPCGTGTSARMAQWYTQGKLSKGDTFVHESIIGSRFTGRIEEETKVGGKPAIRPSIEGWARIYGYNTISIDPEDDPYAYGLQVI; from the coding sequence TTGAAGCATACATTTTTTTGCATCGATGCACATACCTGCGGTAACCCGGTAAGACTGGTAGCCGGCGGGGGCCCTGCCCTGAAGGGAAACAATATGAGCGAAAAAAGGAACCATTTCCTGCAGGAATACGATTGGATCAGAAAAGGGCTGATGTTCGAACCACGCGGTCATGATATGATGAGTGGCAGTATCCTGTATCCACCACACGACCCGGCCAACGATGTGGCCGTGTTGTTCATCGAAACCAGCGGCTGCCTCCCCATGTGCGGCCATGGTACCATCGGAACGATTACCATCGCCATAGAAGAAGGACTGATAAATCCCAAAGTACCCGGTAAAGTGAGAATGGAAACGCCTGCCGGGCTGGTGGAAGTAAGTTACTACCGCGAAGGTAATAAAGTGAAAAGCGTGAGGCTGACCAACGTACCTGCTTACCTGGCAGCCACCGGTATTCTGGTGGAATGCCCCGAACTGGGCCTGTTGAAAGTAGATGTTGCCTATGGTGGCAATTTTTATGCGATCGTAGATGTACAGGAAAATTTTCCAGGACTGGAACACTTCACTGCTGGCCAACTGACAACCTGGGCCAGGGAACTACGGAAACGGATCAACGAAATATACACATTCGTGCATCCGGAGAATGAACATATCAACGGCTGCTCCCACATTTTATGGACCGGCGCTGTGATGGATGCTTCTTCTACTGCACGTAATGCGGTATTCTACGGCGATAAGGCCATCGACCGTTCTCCCTGCGGCACCGGAACTTCCGCCAGGATGGCGCAATGGTATACACAAGGTAAACTGAGCAAGGGAGATACTTTTGTGCATGAAAGCATTATCGGTTCCCGTTTTACCGGCAGGATAGAAGAGGAAACCAAAGTAGGGGGTAAACCGGCCATCCGTCCCAGCATTGAAGGCTGGGCCAGAATTTATGGTTACAATACAATTTCAATTGATCCGGAAGATGATCCTTACGCTTACGGATTACAGGTAATATGA
- a CDS encoding RNA polymerase sigma factor, with the protein MEIDLMDFDKEVLPDEFLLIEKLRQGDEKAFRDIYDHYWEKQYDMAWYKLGNREQAEEITQETFVALWTRREDLDPAKPVGAWLYGVTKNLILNTYRKQLSHQKYLQQAPLGEMTNNTAEQLSFNELNEVVRQQIDQLPDKCREVFTLSRIQGFNTRQIAEALNISPKTVNNHLVKALRIMRGNLKDYITLLILLSLRK; encoded by the coding sequence ATGGAAATTGATCTCATGGATTTTGATAAGGAAGTGCTTCCGGATGAGTTTTTACTGATAGAGAAATTACGGCAGGGTGATGAAAAAGCCTTCCGTGATATCTATGATCACTATTGGGAAAAACAGTATGATATGGCCTGGTATAAACTAGGCAATAGAGAACAGGCGGAAGAAATTACGCAAGAGACTTTTGTGGCCCTGTGGACACGCAGGGAAGACCTCGATCCGGCAAAGCCGGTAGGGGCCTGGTTATATGGGGTCACAAAGAATCTTATCCTGAACACCTATCGTAAACAATTATCCCATCAGAAATATCTGCAACAGGCTCCCCTGGGGGAGATGACCAACAATACTGCAGAACAGCTTTCCTTTAATGAGCTGAATGAAGTAGTACGACAACAGATTGACCAGCTCCCTGATAAATGCAGGGAAGTGTTTACCCTGAGCCGCATACAAGGCTTTAATACCCGTCAGATCGCTGAAGCGCTGAATATCTCCCCTAAAACTGTTAATAACCACCTGGTGAAAGCCCTTCGTATCATGCGGGGCAATCTGAAAGATTATATTACCCTACTGATACTACTGTCTCTCCGCAAATAA